One genomic window of Bradyrhizobium sp. B124 includes the following:
- a CDS encoding metal-dependent phosphohydrolase, with translation MMTLPELAAGALEKFLATWVSRTFGASQARFGELLPAAARIALECIGNSDALYHNVEHTMLVTLAGHDIIRGRALHTHVTAEDYTHTMIACLTHDIGYVRGLLKGDGPDGYVIDSSGKKVVLPRGSSDAGLMPYHVDRSKLYVLDRLEAVLPLDRERVARNIEGTRFPAPEGQQYDDEAAIVRAADFIGQLGDPNYIRKANALYHEFEEVGINRQLGYESPADIVDRYPQFYWNMVAPHIQGAINCLNMTASGRQWIANLYSNVFRAEREVTLSGPQI, from the coding sequence ATGATGACGTTACCTGAGTTGGCGGCAGGTGCTTTGGAGAAGTTTCTCGCCACATGGGTCAGCCGCACCTTTGGGGCTTCGCAGGCGCGATTTGGCGAACTGCTGCCCGCCGCTGCGCGCATCGCGCTGGAATGCATCGGCAACAGCGATGCGCTCTACCACAATGTCGAGCACACCATGTTGGTCACGCTGGCCGGGCATGACATCATCCGCGGTCGCGCGCTGCACACCCATGTCACCGCGGAGGATTACACCCACACGATGATCGCCTGCCTGACGCACGACATCGGCTATGTGCGCGGCCTGCTGAAGGGCGACGGACCGGATGGTTATGTCATCGATTCCTCCGGCAAGAAGGTCGTGCTGCCGCGCGGCTCGTCGGATGCCGGCCTGATGCCGTATCACGTCGACCGCTCGAAGCTCTATGTGCTCGACAGGCTCGAGGCCGTCCTTCCGCTCGATCGCGAGCGCGTTGCACGCAACATCGAAGGCACGCGGTTTCCGGCACCCGAAGGCCAGCAATATGACGACGAGGCGGCGATCGTCCGGGCCGCCGATTTCATCGGACAGCTCGGCGATCCCAACTACATCAGGAAAGCCAACGCGCTCTATCACGAGTTCGAGGAAGTCGGCATCAACCGCCAGCTCGGCTATGAATCGCCGGCCGATATCGTCGACCGCTATCCGCAATTCTACTGGAATATGGTCGCGCCGCACATCCAGGGCGCCATCAACTGCCTGAACATGACGGCAAGCGGCCGTCAGTGGATCGCGAACCTCTATAGCAACGTCTTCCGCGCCGAGCGCGAGGTCACCCTGTCCGGCCCGCAAATCTGA